The Virgibacillus siamensis sequence TCAGCAAAATGTCAAAAGATGCATTAGCCAGTGGAAGTCCAGCCAACAATCCAAGAGTACCTGAACAATATGAAATGGAGGAACTTTATAGAGTCTGTTTTGATTACGATTTTTCAACGGAACGTACAATAAAATAATTTGGGCAAACAGACAGGGGGGGATTTTATGAGTGTGATTGGTGTTGTGGGGTTAATCGTCTCACTGGTATTACTGATTTATCTAACAATGAAAGGGATAAATATAATAATCGCTGCGATCCTGTGTTCCATTTTGGTAGCGATTACAGGCGGGTTGAATCTTCAAACTGCCTTGATGGAAAATTATATGGATGGCTTTACAAGGTATTTTGCTTCATGGTTTTTAGTATTTTTACTTGGGGCTATATTTGGGAAAGTAATGCAGGAAACCAAGTCCGCGGAAAGCATTGCACAATGGATTAAAAAAACGTTAGGGACAAAACGTGCAGTGTTTGCTGTTGTAGCGGCAGCAGCAATTATGACCTATGGCGGAGTTAGTTTATTTGTTGTAGGCTTTGCCATCTATCCTATAGCAGTTTCATTGTTTCGTGCAGCTAATTTACCACACCGGTTTATTCCGGGGGCATTGGTGTTTGGTTCCATTTCTTTTACAATGACCGCACCTGGTTCACCGGAAATTCAGAATATCATTCCGACTAAATTCTTTGGTACAACACCAACTGGCGGTGGGTTTATCGGTGTTTTATGTGCACTGCTAATTATGATTGTCGGTGCCATATGGATTGGACATATGGTAAAAAAAGCAGTTAACGATGGAGAGGAGTTCCATCTTCCATATAAGAATGATAGAAATGAGTTAGCAGCATCCCTGGCAGAGGAAGAATATGATGCTAGAGACACTAAAAAACGATTACCGAACATTGTTGTCTCCGTAATACCATTAATCGTGGTAATTGCCGTATTAAATGTCTTGTCACAATTGATGGACCCGACAGCTGCACTATTAATAGCCCTGACAAGCGGTATCGCCCTGGCATGTGTAACAATGAATACGTTTCTCAAAGCATTTTGGGACTCCCTTGCCAAAGGCGCTCAGGATGCATTAGTTGCGCTTGCAAACACCTGTGCAGTCGTAGGCTTTGGCAGTGTAGTTGCACAGGTTTCAGCATTCGATGCTTTGGTGAATGGGCTTGTAAATTTGCCTGGTCCCCCATTATTGGGATTGGCAATTGGAGTGACACTTATTTGTGGCATTACTGGATCAGCCTCAGGTGGATTAGGTATCGCACTACCGGTTTTGGCACCCATTTATATGGGACAAGGATTGGATCCGGGTGCAATGCATCGAATCTCAGCATTAGCTTCAGGTGGTATTGATTCATTACCACATAATGGATATGTTGTGACAACAATTCGGGTTATATGTGGTGAAACTCATGAAAGATCCTATAAACCTGTTTTTCTTTTAAGCGTTGTTTTGCCAACTTCTGTAATGTTCTTAGCTGTTATTCTATATTCAATTTTTTAGTAATGAACAGCATGAACTAATATAATAACAACTATT is a genomic window containing:
- a CDS encoding GntP family permease; amino-acid sequence: MSVIGVVGLIVSLVLLIYLTMKGINIIIAAILCSILVAITGGLNLQTALMENYMDGFTRYFASWFLVFLLGAIFGKVMQETKSAESIAQWIKKTLGTKRAVFAVVAAAAIMTYGGVSLFVVGFAIYPIAVSLFRAANLPHRFIPGALVFGSISFTMTAPGSPEIQNIIPTKFFGTTPTGGGFIGVLCALLIMIVGAIWIGHMVKKAVNDGEEFHLPYKNDRNELAASLAEEEYDARDTKKRLPNIVVSVIPLIVVIAVLNVLSQLMDPTAALLIALTSGIALACVTMNTFLKAFWDSLAKGAQDALVALANTCAVVGFGSVVAQVSAFDALVNGLVNLPGPPLLGLAIGVTLICGITGSASGGLGIALPVLAPIYMGQGLDPGAMHRISALASGGIDSLPHNGYVVTTIRVICGETHERSYKPVFLLSVVLPTSVMFLAVILYSIF